A single genomic interval of Antarcticibacterium arcticum harbors:
- a CDS encoding OsmC family protein, with the protein MDAHLYNVDLSWKSDRKGEISSPELNQTIEVATPPEFPKGMAGIWSPEHLFTAAVSSCFMTTFLAIAENSSLNFINLSCPAKGKLERLEGKFLMSEVLLEPVLTIPLEADREKAEKIIIKAERACLISNSITSEIILKPQVIVEEVLAV; encoded by the coding sequence ATGGATGCACATTTATATAACGTTGACCTAAGCTGGAAAAGCGACAGAAAAGGAGAAATTTCTTCCCCGGAGCTTAACCAAACAATAGAAGTTGCCACTCCCCCCGAATTTCCCAAAGGAATGGCGGGAATCTGGTCCCCGGAACATCTTTTTACCGCAGCGGTAAGCAGTTGTTTTATGACTACTTTTCTTGCAATTGCAGAAAATTCCAGCCTTAATTTCATAAACCTGTCCTGCCCTGCAAAAGGGAAACTTGAGCGGCTGGAAGGAAAATTTTTAATGAGCGAAGTTTTGCTTGAACCGGTGCTTACTATTCCACTTGAAGCAGACCGCGAGAAAGCAGAAAAGATCATTATCAAAGCTGAAAGGGCTTGCCTTATTTCTAATTCAATAACTTCAGAGATCATTCTTAAACCACAGGTAATTGTGGAAGAAGTTTTAGCTGTATAA
- a CDS encoding AAA family ATPase: MNKELQDLDVEVKTLTGKLNDLKLEIGKVIIGQEETVEQLLTTFLAGGHALLEGVPGLAKTLMIRSLAQAIELKFKRIQFTPDLMPSDIIGTEILEEDHTTGKKFFEFNKGPIFANIILADEINRTPPKTQAALLEAMQEFEVTYSGTTYKLDRPFFILATQNPIEQSGTFPLPEAQQDRFLFYIKIGYPNETEETNILKHTTGSKKQEIKPVINGEEILRLQQLVREVPISDELVSYVSRIVRATRPETTASEYVKEWVNWGAGPRAGQAMILTAKARALQYGRLAVTPEDLKHVAYPVLRHRVIVNFKAEAEGITSDDVTRKLLELTPIATKERN, translated from the coding sequence ATGAATAAAGAATTGCAGGATCTGGATGTTGAGGTGAAAACCCTTACAGGCAAGCTGAATGATCTTAAGCTGGAAATTGGCAAGGTGATCATTGGCCAGGAGGAAACTGTTGAACAGTTGCTTACCACCTTCCTTGCCGGGGGGCATGCCCTCTTGGAGGGAGTTCCGGGGTTGGCCAAAACTTTAATGATACGAAGCCTTGCGCAGGCAATTGAACTGAAGTTTAAAAGGATCCAGTTTACACCGGACCTTATGCCATCAGATATTATTGGAACGGAAATCCTGGAAGAAGACCATACCACCGGCAAAAAGTTCTTTGAATTCAATAAAGGGCCTATTTTCGCAAATATCATCCTGGCCGATGAGATCAACCGTACCCCACCAAAAACCCAGGCGGCTCTCCTGGAAGCAATGCAGGAATTTGAGGTTACCTATTCAGGTACCACTTATAAACTGGACAGGCCCTTCTTTATTCTGGCCACCCAGAATCCTATTGAACAATCTGGAACCTTCCCGCTTCCGGAAGCCCAACAGGACAGGTTTCTTTTCTATATTAAAATTGGTTATCCCAATGAAACTGAAGAGACCAACATCCTGAAGCATACCACCGGCAGTAAAAAACAGGAAATAAAGCCTGTTATCAATGGAGAGGAGATCCTAAGGTTGCAACAGCTGGTGAGAGAGGTACCCATTAGCGATGAACTGGTATCCTATGTAAGCAGAATAGTTCGTGCCACCCGGCCTGAAACCACTGCGAGCGAATACGTAAAAGAATGGGTAAACTGGGGTGCAGGCCCGCGCGCGGGCCAGGCAATGATCTTAACTGCAAAAGCCAGGGCGCTGCAGTATGGAAGGCTGGCTGTAACTCCTGAAGATCTAAAACACGTGGCCTATCCCGTCCTTCGACACAGGGTCATTGTAAATTTTAAAGCAGAAGCGGAAGGCATCACCTCAGATGATGTTACGCGAAAACTTCTGGAACTAACCCCAATTGCTACAAAGGAAAGGAACTAA
- a CDS encoding YeeE/YedE family protein has protein sequence MEWILEPWPWYVAGPLIAGIMFLLLFTGKNFGMSSNLRTMCTIGGADKVADFFDFNWKSQKWNLVVVLGAIIGGFIGANLLSTSTAVDINPDTVEILEGYGFESAGEAYLPAELFELEALTDPKAIIILLIGGILIGFGARYAGGCTSGHAISGLSNLQLPSLIAVTGFFIGGLVMVHLLYPLIF, from the coding sequence ATGGAATGGATTTTAGAGCCGTGGCCCTGGTATGTGGCCGGCCCGTTAATAGCAGGAATTATGTTCTTGCTGCTATTTACAGGTAAGAATTTTGGGATGTCCTCAAACCTGCGTACTATGTGTACTATAGGAGGAGCAGATAAGGTTGCCGATTTTTTTGATTTCAACTGGAAATCTCAAAAATGGAATCTTGTAGTGGTATTGGGAGCAATTATAGGTGGGTTTATTGGTGCCAACCTTTTAAGTACCAGCACAGCTGTTGATATAAATCCAGATACGGTTGAGATTCTTGAAGGCTACGGATTTGAAAGCGCGGGTGAGGCTTATCTCCCGGCAGAATTGTTTGAGCTTGAAGCTTTGACAGATCCTAAGGCAATAATAATTTTATTAATTGGAGGGATACTTATAGGTTTTGGTGCGCGCTATGCGGGAGGATGTACCTCAGGCCACGCGATCTCGGGGCTTAGCAATTTACAATTACCTTCTCTAATAGCCGTAACCGGATTTTTTATTGGTGGCCTGGTAATGGTACACCTGCTTTACCCATTAATATTTTAA
- a CDS encoding DUF1801 domain-containing protein, producing MKIDANSPEDYISKIPEDRREAMAQLRQTILTNLPPGFEETMNYGMIGYVIPHSNYPAGYHCDPSMPLPFLNIASQKNFIGLYHMGLYADDKLLDWFQEEYPKYCKSKPDMGKSCIRFKKTNDIPLELIGELCKKMTPGEWIAKYEGVTKP from the coding sequence ATGAAGATAGATGCCAATTCTCCCGAGGATTATATTTCTAAAATTCCTGAAGACCGGCGGGAAGCAATGGCTCAATTGAGGCAAACTATCCTAACTAACTTACCCCCGGGTTTTGAGGAGACCATGAATTACGGAATGATAGGTTATGTAATACCACACAGCAATTATCCCGCGGGATATCATTGCGATCCCAGCATGCCCTTACCTTTTTTAAATATCGCGTCTCAAAAGAACTTTATAGGCCTTTACCATATGGGTTTATATGCCGATGATAAACTGCTGGATTGGTTTCAGGAAGAATATCCCAAATATTGCAAATCAAAACCAGATATGGGGAAAAGCTGTATTCGTTTTAAAAAAACCAATGATATTCCACTTGAACTTATAGGGGAACTTTGTAAAAAAATGACCCCCGGGGAATGGATCGCCAAATATGAAGGGGTTACAAAACCCTGA
- a CDS encoding DUF4159 domain-containing protein yields MSKFFFTRLQYESGDWDVDQRMPSNLLNSLVEYTTLDVEKTENIIPLSSEEIFKCPFCYISGHKLVEFTAAEKANFKKYITNGGFVFADDCNHDIDGLFAKSFERQMEEIFGVGQLKKIPNNHELYNVFFEFENGPPTTSQELNGWGDDLVHDYLKSIEVNGRIGVLYSNKDYGCEWDYDFRNKRFYKIDNTRFGVNIVMYALTS; encoded by the coding sequence ATGAGCAAATTCTTTTTCACTAGGCTTCAATATGAATCAGGGGACTGGGATGTGGATCAAAGAATGCCCTCCAACCTCCTTAATTCCCTTGTGGAATATACCACGCTGGATGTAGAGAAAACCGAGAATATCATTCCGTTAAGCAGTGAGGAGATCTTTAAATGCCCGTTCTGTTATATCTCCGGCCATAAACTGGTAGAATTTACCGCTGCGGAAAAAGCAAACTTTAAAAAGTACATAACCAATGGAGGTTTTGTTTTTGCCGATGACTGCAACCACGATATTGATGGCCTATTCGCCAAATCTTTTGAACGCCAGATGGAGGAAATATTTGGTGTTGGCCAATTAAAAAAGATCCCCAATAATCATGAGCTTTACAATGTTTTTTTTGAATTTGAGAACGGTCCTCCTACTACCTCCCAGGAACTAAACGGCTGGGGAGATGATCTAGTTCACGATTATTTAAAGTCAATTGAGGTCAATGGCAGGATAGGGGTACTTTACAGCAATAAGGACTATGGATGTGAGTGGGATTATGATTTCAGGAACAAACGATTTTATAAAATAGATAACACCCGCTTTGGGGTGAACATAGTGATGTATGCACTTACATCATAA
- a CDS encoding BatA domain-containing protein, producing MIFLNPSYLWALLGIVVPIAIHLWSRKGGRTIKIGSIEFLQEKDSRRSSSIKLNELLLLFLRILIICLLVIIIAEPRQTVKTENSPITYLVEPSLLYEKEVMNILDSIEEDNIKLLQPGFPEYEKADFKGPFPTPNYWQLSAEMNTLRTDSIVVFTRAYVAGVKGKRPETGKKINWIVLDPGDNEKKILNAHKNGAEVILTYAVNEYLNLKFEEERTSLNSQAITINSSGDSISVSAEGKLRRLPLIPTDSLKILMVHNDSLDNEVRILKAGYRAIGSYLQIPVEVKVFTVDDIPESNDNLDFLVWLSNKPVIKTAVPKLIYRPDSLANFLVEKTSVADQYYLTHPLTSEDIMAAQLPETLLGLLQNNSHLEEMLPQYDKRQIDLGEFQTVYSEDILEKQFAVSTDLSKYLWILLLLLLLAERGLAYLRKQ from the coding sequence ATGATCTTTCTAAACCCTTCATATCTCTGGGCATTACTCGGAATTGTTGTTCCTATTGCGATCCATTTATGGAGCCGAAAGGGAGGAAGGACCATTAAAATAGGCAGTATAGAATTCCTTCAGGAGAAAGACTCAAGACGGTCCAGCAGTATTAAATTGAATGAACTGTTACTCTTATTTCTTCGAATCCTGATAATATGTCTGTTGGTCATAATAATAGCAGAACCACGGCAAACTGTTAAAACAGAAAATTCACCTATCACCTACCTGGTAGAACCCTCACTTTTATATGAGAAGGAGGTAATGAATATCCTGGATTCCATTGAGGAGGATAATATAAAACTATTACAGCCGGGTTTTCCGGAATATGAAAAAGCAGATTTTAAAGGGCCTTTCCCAACTCCCAATTACTGGCAACTTTCCGCGGAAATGAATACGTTGAGAACAGATTCTATTGTTGTTTTTACCAGGGCCTATGTTGCCGGAGTGAAAGGGAAAAGGCCGGAAACAGGCAAAAAAATAAACTGGATCGTTCTGGATCCCGGCGATAATGAGAAAAAAATACTAAATGCCCACAAAAATGGAGCTGAAGTTATTCTTACTTATGCAGTTAATGAATATCTAAACCTGAAATTTGAAGAAGAGCGCACTTCTTTGAACAGCCAAGCTATTACAATTAATAGCTCCGGAGATAGTATCTCTGTTTCTGCTGAAGGCAAATTGAGAAGATTACCGCTTATACCTACCGATTCCTTAAAAATTCTGATGGTACATAATGATAGTCTGGATAATGAAGTAAGAATTTTAAAAGCCGGTTATAGGGCAATTGGAAGCTATCTGCAAATTCCGGTTGAGGTAAAAGTATTTACTGTTGATGATATTCCGGAGAGCAATGACAATCTGGATTTTTTGGTGTGGTTAAGTAATAAACCGGTTATAAAAACCGCGGTTCCAAAACTTATCTACAGGCCCGATAGTCTTGCCAATTTCCTGGTTGAAAAAACCTCTGTAGCAGATCAATATTACCTCACCCACCCGCTCACTTCAGAAGATATTATGGCAGCGCAATTGCCGGAAACTTTGCTGGGGCTGCTTCAGAATAATTCACATCTGGAAGAAATGCTTCCGCAGTATGATAAAAGGCAAATTGACCTGGGTGAATTTCAAACGGTTTATTCTGAAGATATTCTGGAAAAACAATTTGCAGTAAGTACAGATCTTTCAAAATATTTATGGATCCTGCTGCTGTTGCTACTTCTTGCAGAAAGAGGCCTGGCTTATCTTAGAAAACAATGA
- a CDS encoding DUF6691 family protein translates to MKLLKFLFIGIIFGIVMYKSEAASWFRIFEMFQFQSFHMYGIIGSALFLGVVGTYLIKKKNLKAIDGEPITFTPKDKSFSRYMYGGVIFGLGWALAGACPGPIYTLIGAGYISIFVVLAGSLIGTLLYGIFRKNLPH, encoded by the coding sequence ATGAAATTATTGAAATTTTTATTTATAGGTATCATTTTCGGGATCGTGATGTATAAGAGCGAAGCCGCTTCCTGGTTCAGGATTTTTGAAATGTTCCAGTTCCAGTCCTTCCATATGTATGGCATCATAGGATCTGCCTTATTTCTGGGAGTTGTTGGGACTTATCTTATTAAAAAGAAAAATTTAAAAGCTATAGATGGAGAACCCATCACCTTTACCCCAAAAGATAAAAGCTTTAGCCGTTATATGTACGGGGGAGTTATTTTTGGTCTTGGGTGGGCACTGGCAGGGGCTTGTCCGGGTCCTATCTACACCCTCATAGGTGCGGGTTATATTTCAATTTTCGTCGTTCTGGCAGGGTCCCTTATTGGCACTTTGCTTTATGGAATCTTCAGGAAGAATTTACCTCATTAA
- a CDS encoding DUF58 domain-containing protein encodes MKQDYHELLKPDVIGSVSGLALISRIIVDGYLSGLNHSRRVGPGMEFSQYRGYEPGDDMRLLDWKMLARSGRYYIKQSEVETNISVKFILDSSRSMLHEENSLTKMDYVRVLVASLAYLAGQQGDAVGLFALNDRNLHALYPQVQKQHFNRLLLELINIKNEGKWPADPKATQKLHDRSHKELIFFITDMYENASELTNLIMRLKTPRNEVVVMHVMGKSEMEFDYKGTVTFEDLETGARLKVDAKEAKSRYLEALDQKIKTTRENLLANGISYEIFSLENHIGEALQVFLKKRMNLL; translated from the coding sequence GTGAAGCAGGACTACCATGAGCTTTTAAAACCCGATGTTATTGGCTCGGTAAGCGGACTCGCGCTTATTTCCCGGATCATAGTAGACGGATATCTTAGTGGGCTCAATCACAGCAGGCGGGTAGGGCCGGGAATGGAATTCAGCCAGTACCGCGGGTACGAACCCGGAGATGATATGCGATTGCTGGATTGGAAAATGCTGGCCCGGTCCGGGCGGTATTACATTAAACAATCTGAAGTTGAAACTAATATTTCGGTGAAGTTTATTTTAGATTCCAGCAGGTCCATGCTTCATGAGGAGAACAGCCTTACAAAAATGGATTATGTGCGGGTGTTGGTAGCTTCCCTGGCGTATCTTGCGGGACAGCAGGGAGATGCTGTGGGCCTTTTCGCCTTGAATGACCGTAATCTCCATGCGCTTTATCCCCAAGTACAGAAACAACATTTTAACAGGCTGTTACTGGAATTGATCAATATCAAAAACGAGGGTAAATGGCCGGCAGATCCTAAAGCGACTCAAAAACTTCATGACCGCAGCCATAAAGAACTAATTTTCTTTATAACCGATATGTATGAAAATGCATCTGAACTCACCAATCTTATCATGAGACTAAAAACTCCGCGAAACGAAGTGGTGGTTATGCATGTTATGGGGAAAAGTGAAATGGAATTTGACTATAAGGGAACAGTAACTTTTGAGGACCTGGAAACAGGCGCAAGACTCAAAGTGGATGCGAAGGAGGCAAAAAGCAGGTATTTGGAGGCATTGGATCAAAAAATAAAAACCACCAGGGAAAACCTGCTTGCCAATGGAATAAGTTATGAGATCTTTAGCCTGGAAAATCATATTGGGGAAGCCTTGCAGGTATTTTTAAAAAAACGGATGAACTTACTGTAA
- a CDS encoding TldD/PmbA family protein, translating to MAIYTKEEARRIMEKALSFSTADACEISLGGSESGNIRYARNTVSTSGYRSNQNLAVTSSFGKKSGSATIDEFDDASLQKVVERAEELAKLSPENPEFMEPLGPQTYDESASFIEATANITPEYRAQVAASSINPADAKDVTAAGFLNDSAGFRAILNSSGLFAYNKETNVDFTVTMRTNDGTGSGWVTRDYNDISKFDAAAASKIAIDKAVMSREARAIEPGKYTVILEPAASVDLLRNMRSSFNARTADEGRSFMSKDGGTKLGQKIVDERVNIWSDPLHPEVPTSTWNGEGMPLKKTSWIEKGVVKNLAYSRYWAGQKGVEAVPFPPNLIMEGGSASLQDLIKGTKKGILVTRLWYIRGVDPQTLLYTGLTRDGTFYIENGEIRYPVKNFRFNESPIIMLNNLEALGQQVRIDGNLIPYMKIRDFTFTSLSDAV from the coding sequence ATGGCAATATATACAAAAGAAGAAGCAAGAAGGATCATGGAAAAAGCCCTGAGCTTTTCCACAGCCGATGCCTGCGAGATCTCCCTGGGGGGTAGCGAAAGCGGGAACATTCGCTACGCACGGAACACAGTTTCCACTTCCGGATACCGGTCTAATCAAAATTTAGCTGTTACTTCCAGCTTCGGAAAAAAATCGGGTTCAGCCACAATTGATGAATTTGATGATGCTTCCCTTCAAAAAGTAGTGGAAAGAGCTGAAGAACTGGCAAAACTCTCTCCTGAAAATCCTGAATTTATGGAGCCCCTGGGGCCTCAAACCTATGATGAGTCTGCAAGTTTTATTGAAGCTACAGCCAATATCACCCCCGAATACCGTGCACAGGTAGCGGCAAGTAGTATTAACCCTGCAGATGCAAAGGATGTTACTGCAGCAGGATTTTTAAATGATTCAGCCGGCTTCAGAGCTATTCTTAACTCCAGCGGACTTTTTGCTTACAACAAAGAAACAAATGTAGATTTTACCGTGACTATGCGTACCAATGATGGTACGGGGTCCGGTTGGGTCACAAGAGATTATAACGATATTTCAAAATTCGACGCAGCTGCAGCCTCCAAGATTGCTATAGATAAAGCTGTGATGTCCCGCGAAGCTAGAGCGATTGAACCCGGGAAATATACCGTGATCCTGGAACCTGCAGCTTCAGTAGACCTGTTGCGTAACATGAGGAGTTCTTTCAACGCCCGTACTGCAGATGAAGGCCGAAGTTTTATGTCTAAAGACGGCGGTACAAAATTGGGCCAAAAGATCGTTGACGAACGTGTGAATATATGGAGTGATCCTTTGCATCCGGAAGTTCCCACTTCAACATGGAATGGGGAGGGGATGCCTTTAAAGAAAACATCCTGGATCGAGAAAGGAGTAGTAAAAAACCTTGCTTACAGCCGTTACTGGGCCGGGCAAAAAGGGGTAGAGGCGGTGCCTTTTCCTCCAAATCTTATTATGGAAGGCGGAAGTGCTTCCCTGCAAGATCTTATTAAAGGAACCAAAAAAGGTATCCTGGTAACCCGGTTGTGGTATATTCGAGGGGTAGATCCTCAAACACTCTTATACACAGGCCTTACCAGAGATGGAACTTTCTATATTGAAAACGGTGAAATAAGATATCCGGTAAAGAATTTCAGATTTAATGAAAGTCCTATTATCATGCTTAACAATCTGGAAGCCCTTGGCCAGCAGGTAAGAATAGATGGAAATCTTATCCCTTATATGAAAATACGTGATTTCACTTTTACCAGTTTATCTGACGCTGTATAA
- a CDS encoding TldD/PmbA family protein has product MERRKFVQLAGLGAGVMMMPSLLLGNNIPVEAMLDPGMDVAVKKRLADVALNTARSLGASYADARIGRYLNQFISTREDKVQNVVNTESFGIGIRVIANGTWGFASTNDVTEEGIKKATNQAVAIAKANAIIQKEPVKLAPVESYGEVSWKTPIKKDFKEVPVSQKVELLLKANAAAMDNGANFVNSNLFMVNEQKYFASTEGSYIDQDIHRIWPTFGVTAIDRAANKFKSRDALSAPMGMGYEYLDGLASEKLEGPNGLTLYRNSYDIVEDATLAAKQAKEMLKAKSVEPGKYDLVLEPNHLGLTIHESVGHPLELDRVLGYEANYAGTSFATLDKWRSGDFKYGSDIVNLVADKTQPGSLAGVGYDDEGVKTKQWDLVRNGVLKNYQAIRDQVHMIDQNESHGCCYAQSWNDVQFQRMPNVSLEPGKDKYSIHEMIKDVEKGIYIAGRGSYSIDQQRYNFQFGGTVFFEIKNGEIVGMLDDVAYQSNTQEFWNSCTKICDEGDYRMFGSFFDGKGQPSQVSAVSHGSSTTRFDGVNVINTGRSV; this is encoded by the coding sequence ATGGAAAGAAGAAAATTTGTTCAATTAGCAGGTTTAGGCGCCGGTGTAATGATGATGCCTTCCCTTCTGCTGGGAAATAATATTCCGGTAGAAGCAATGCTGGACCCAGGAATGGACGTTGCCGTCAAAAAAAGACTGGCAGATGTTGCCCTTAATACTGCAAGATCCCTAGGAGCCTCCTATGCCGATGCAAGAATTGGCCGCTACCTCAATCAGTTTATTTCAACCCGGGAAGACAAGGTGCAAAATGTAGTGAATACAGAATCGTTTGGAATAGGTATTCGCGTGATAGCCAATGGCACCTGGGGTTTCGCTTCAACCAATGATGTGACCGAGGAGGGAATAAAAAAAGCCACCAACCAGGCCGTAGCCATTGCAAAGGCAAATGCTATTATCCAGAAGGAGCCGGTTAAACTTGCCCCGGTAGAATCTTATGGAGAAGTTTCCTGGAAAACTCCAATTAAAAAAGACTTCAAGGAAGTTCCTGTTTCTCAAAAAGTAGAATTGCTGCTCAAAGCCAATGCTGCAGCTATGGACAATGGAGCTAATTTTGTAAACTCTAACCTGTTCATGGTAAATGAACAGAAATATTTTGCTTCTACAGAAGGTTCTTATATAGACCAGGATATTCACCGTATCTGGCCAACATTTGGAGTAACAGCCATAGACCGGGCGGCCAATAAGTTCAAATCCCGTGATGCCCTAAGCGCTCCAATGGGAATGGGGTACGAATATCTTGACGGTCTTGCTTCAGAAAAACTTGAAGGCCCAAACGGACTTACTTTATACCGAAATTCCTATGATATTGTGGAGGATGCAACCCTGGCTGCCAAACAGGCGAAGGAAATGCTGAAGGCCAAATCTGTAGAACCGGGCAAATATGACCTGGTACTGGAACCAAACCATTTAGGATTGACAATTCACGAATCTGTAGGGCATCCTCTGGAACTTGACCGCGTTCTTGGTTATGAGGCCAATTATGCAGGAACCAGTTTTGCCACGCTTGATAAATGGAGAAGTGGTGACTTTAAATATGGTAGTGATATTGTAAATCTCGTGGCAGATAAAACCCAGCCGGGCTCTCTGGCCGGGGTGGGATATGATGATGAAGGGGTGAAAACAAAACAATGGGACCTTGTGCGCAATGGAGTGCTTAAAAACTACCAGGCCATAAGAGACCAGGTACATATGATAGACCAGAATGAATCTCATGGATGCTGTTATGCCCAAAGCTGGAACGATGTTCAGTTTCAACGTATGCCAAACGTTTCCTTAGAACCGGGCAAAGACAAATACTCAATTCATGAAATGATCAAGGATGTAGAGAAAGGGATCTATATTGCAGGAAGAGGTTCTTACTCTATAGATCAACAACGCTATAACTTCCAGTTTGGAGGTACGGTTTTCTTTGAGATAAAAAATGGTGAGATAGTAGGTATGCTGGATGATGTTGCTTACCAGTCCAATACCCAGGAATTCTGGAATTCCTGTACAAAGATCTGTGATGAGGGAGATTACCGTATGTTCGGATCCTTCTTTGACGGGAAAGGCCAGCCTTCACAGGTGAGTGCCGTTTCTCATGGAAGCTCCACTACCAGGTTTGATGGTGTAAATGTGATCAACACAGGCCGAAGCGTTTAA